In Molothrus ater isolate BHLD 08-10-18 breed brown headed cowbird chromosome 19, BPBGC_Mater_1.1, whole genome shotgun sequence, a single genomic region encodes these proteins:
- the SLC16A3 gene encoding monocarboxylate transporter 4, whose amino-acid sequence MGAVVADDGPSGVKAPDGGWGWAVLFGCFIITGFSYAFPKAVSVFFKELIREFGIGYSDTAWISSILLAMLYGTGPLCSVCVNRFGCRPVMLVGGLFASMGMVIASFCTSIVQIYLTAGVITGLGLALNFQPSLIMLNRYFDKRRPLANGLSAAGSPVFLCALSPLGQILQHEYGWRGGFLILGGMLLNCCVCGALMRPLEPPKKAEATKEPAEKKVKKKLLDFSVFKDSGFVIYTLAASIMVLGLFVPPVFVVSYAKDLGYQDTKAAFLLTILGFIDIFARPICGMVAGLKWVRPRCVYLFSFAMIFNGFTDLMGSMSVDYGGLVVFCIFFGISYGMVGALQFEVLMAIVGTQKFSSAIGLVLLAEAMAVLIGPPSAGKLLDATGRYMFVFIIAGIEVTTSALVLALGNFFCIKKKSEEPHTKEEAAEREELNKCENKTPEDAKVDSIEVEQFLKDEPEKNGEVVTNPETCV is encoded by the exons ATGGGAGCTGTAGTAGCTGATGATGGTCCCTCAGGTGTTAAAGCCCCTGatggaggctggggctgggctgtccttTTTGGCTGTTTTATCATCACAGGATTCTCCTATGCCTTTCCTAAGGCAGTTAGTGTCTTCTTTAAAGAACTTATCCGGGAATTTGGCATTGGATACAGCGACACTGCATGGATTTCCTCTATTCTGTTGGCCATGCTTTATGGAACAG GTCCACTTTGTAGCGTATGTGTCAATCGCTTTGGTTGTCGCCCTGTCATGCTGGTGGGTGGCCTTTTTGCTTCAATGGGGATGGTGATAGCTTCCTTCTGCACAAGCATCGTTCAGATCTATCTAACTGCAGGTGTGATTACTG GTTTGGGTTTGGCACTAAACTTTCAGCCTTCACTCATCATGTTAAACCGTTACTTTGACAAACGCCGGCCCTTAGCCAATGGGCTGTCTGCTGCTGGGAGTCCAGTGTTTCTTTGTGCTCTCTCACCGTTGGGGCAGATATTACAGCACGAGTACGGTTGGAGAGGAGGATTCCTTATCCTGGGTGGGATGCTGCTCAACTGCTGTGTATGCGGAGCACTAATGAGACCTTTGGAGCCACCCAAAAAGGCTGAAGCTACCAAAGAGCCAGCTgagaagaaagtgaagaaaaaactTCTGGATTTCAGTGTGTTTAAAGACAGTGGTTTTGTAATCTATACACTAGCAGCGTCTATCATGGTGCTTGGCCTCTTTGTTCCTCCAGTGTTTGTTGTGAGTTATGCCAAGGATTTAGGGTATCAAGACACCaaagcagcttttcttctgACTATTCTGGGATTCATTGATATCTTTGCTCGCCCAATCTGTGGAATGGTAGCTGGTCTTAAATGGGTTAGACCACGCTGTGTCTACCTCTTCAGTTTTGCTATGATTTTTAATGGTTTTACAGATCTCATGGGCTCTATGTCTGTTGATTATGGTGGACTGGTGgtcttttgcattttctttggcaTTTCTTATGGAATGGTAGGTGCTCTTCAGTTTGAAGTTCTCATGGCTATCGTTGGTACGCAGAAGTTTTCCAGTGCTATTGGCTTAGTGCTCCTGGCAGAAGCTATGGCTGTTCTGATTGGTCCACCATCAGCAG GAAAACTCCTGGATGCAACGGGGAGGTacatgtttgttttcattattgctgGAATTGAAGTTACCACCTCAGCCCTTGTATTGGCCTTGGGAAATTTCTTCTGCATTaagaaaaaatcagaagaaCCACATACaaaagaagaagcagcagaaagagaGGAATTAAAcaaatgtgaaaacaaaactCCTGAAGATGCCAAAGTGGACTCTATTGAAGTGGAGCAGTTTCTGAAAGATGAGCCTGAAAAAAATGGCGAAGTTGTAACTAACCCAGAAACATGCGTATGA